Proteins co-encoded in one Carcharodon carcharias isolate sCarCar2 chromosome 7, sCarCar2.pri, whole genome shotgun sequence genomic window:
- the wnt5a gene encoding protein Wnt-5a isoform X2, with protein MAWKYLLVTATLLSGCKQILVEASSWWSLAMNPIQIPEVYIIGAQPLCSQLAGLSQGQKKLCQLYRDHMQYIGEGAKTGIKECQHQFRHRRWNCSTVDNTSVFGRVMQIGSRETAFTYGISAAGVVHAISRACREGELATCGCSRAARPKDLPRDWLWGGCGDNVEYGYRFAKEFVDAREREKIYQKGTYDSARTFMNLHNNEAGRRMVYNLADVACKCHGVSGSCSLKTCWLQLADFRKVGDALKEKYDSATAMKLNSRGKLVQVNSRFNPPTTLDLVYVDQSPDYCVRNESTGSLGTQGRLCNKTSEGMDGCALMCCGRGYDQFKTVRTERCHCKFHWCCYVKCKKCTEVVDQFVCK; from the exons GTCTTTAGCCATGAATCCCATTCAAATACCAGAGGTGTACATTATCGGAGCCCAGCCTTTGTGTAGCCAGTTGGCTGGGCTTTCGCAAGGCCAGAAGAAGCTTTGCCAGTTGTACCGGGATCACATGCAATATATTGGAGAGGGTGCCAAAACTGGCATCAAGGAATGCCAACATCAATTCAGACATCGACGGTGGAACTGCAGCACTGTTGATAACACTTCTGTCTTCGGCAGGGTCATGCAGATAG GAAGCCGAGAGACTGCTTTCACCTATGGGATCTCTGCTGCTGGAGTGGTGCATGCTATCAGCCGGGCTTGTCGTGAAGGGGAGCTGGCCACATGTGGCTGTAGTCGTGCTGCACGGCCCAAGGATTTACCACGTGACTGGCTATGGGGTGGCTGTGGAGATAATGTAGAGTATGGCTACCGGTTTGCAAAGGAGTTTGTGgatgccagggagagggagaagatcTATCAGAAAGGAACATATGATAGCGCCAGGACATTCATGAATCTGCATAACAATGAGGCTGGAAGAAGG ATGGTTTATAACCTGGCGGATGTGGCCTGTAAATGTCACGGGGTCTCGGGTTCCTGCAGCTTGAAGACTTGCTGGTTACAGTTAGCGGATTTCCGCAAGGTTGGCGATGCACTCAAGGAGAAATACGACAGCGCCACTGCCATGAAACTGAACAGCCGGGGTAAACTGGTTCAGGTCAACAGCCGcttcaacccacccaccaccctggaCCTGGTCTATGTCGACCAGAGCCCCGACTACTGTGTCCGGAACGAAAGCACCGGCTCCCTGGGTACCCAAGGTCGCCTTTGCAACAAGACCTCGGAGGGGATGGACGGCTGCGCGCTCATGTGTTGCGGGCGCGGCTACGACCAGTTCAAAACAGTTCGCACCGAGCGCTGTCACTGCAAATTCCACTGGTGCTGCTATGTCAAGTGCAAAAAGTGCACAGAGGTGGTCGATCAGTTCGTCTGCAAATaa